The following nucleotide sequence is from Planctomycetota bacterium.
ATGTTCGCGCTCAAGCAGTTGGGCGCGACGCACGTCCTCGCCAGCGGCGCCGTTGGCAGTCTGCGGGAGACGATGGAGCCCCGGCACCTCGTTCTGCCCGATTCGACCATCGACAAGACGACCAAGCGTCCAAGCACCTTTTACGAGCATGCCGCCGTCCACGTGGGCTTCGACGAGCCATTCTGCCCGCTGCTTCGCAAGCTGCTTGCCGATGCCGCCGCGAAGGTCGAAGGCGTCACGCTGCACGACCGCGGCACGTACGTCTGCATGGAGGGGCCTTCCTTTTCGACCAAGGCCGAGAGCCACATGCACCGGCTTTGGGGCGGCGATCTGATCGGCATGACGCTGATGCCTGAGGCCCGTCTGGCCCGCGAGGCCGAGCTTCCGTACGCCGCCGTGTGCCTGGTGACCGACTACGACTGCTGGCGGCCACACGACGCGTCACAGGGGCCGCAGGATCTGCTGACCGAAATCATCGGCCACCTCAAAGCCGCAACGGCGAACGCGATGAGTGTCCTCCGGGCCGCGCTAGCTATGTCATCGACCCGGACGGACGAACTGCTGGCGTGCCCGGCTCGTGACGCGTTGGCGCTGGGCATCTGGTCGGACAAGTCGAAGATCGATCCGGCGGAGATCG
It contains:
- the mtnP gene encoding S-methyl-5'-thioadenosine phosphorylase; this translates as MNETIKVAVIGGSGLGEALHADDATEHFPDTPFGKPSAPILETTLDGVPVLLLRRHGIGHVHNPSAVPYRANMFALKQLGATHVLASGAVGSLRETMEPRHLVLPDSTIDKTTKRPSTFYEHAAVHVGFDEPFCPLLRKLLADAAAKVEGVTLHDRGTYVCMEGPSFSTKAESHMHRLWGGDLIGMTLMPEARLAREAELPYAAVCLVTDYDCWRPHDASQGPQDLLTEIIGHLKAATANAMSVLRAALAMSSTRTDELLACPARDALALGIWSDKSKIDPAEIERLKPLWGRHFG